One stretch of Urocitellus parryii isolate mUroPar1 chromosome 12, mUroPar1.hap1, whole genome shotgun sequence DNA includes these proteins:
- the LOC113198875 gene encoding N-acetyltransferase 8F1-like: MASYHIRKYQESDNDSVLALFSSGMTEHIPATFHHMLMLPRTLLFLLGVPLTVLLVTSSWLLTIMSSFTLLVVLRLLATFPWKVHEALCLRTDLADITKNYMSECGSCYWVAESEGQVVGTVSALPVADPPLGKKQLQLLHLSVAKEHRGKGIAKALVRTLIQFARVQGYNEVFIETTTMHYNALALYQAMGFQKKSQIYYSMIWRILDVPKVDLTYHLPSAQEEGL; the protein is encoded by the coding sequence ATGGCTTCTTATCACATCCGCAAATACCAGGAGAGTGACAACGACAGTGTTCTGGCATTGTTCTCCAGTGGGATGACTGAGCACATCCCTGCCACATTCCACCACATGCTGATGCTGCCCCGAACGCTCTTGTTCTTACTTGGAGTGCCCCTCACTGTACTGCTAGTCACTAGCTCCTGGCTCCTGACCATAATGTCCAGCTTTACCCTACTTGTTGTCCTGAGGCTGCTTGCTACTTTTCCCTGGAAGGTTCATGAAGCTCTATGTTTGCGCACAGACCTGGCTGACATCACCAAGAACTACATGAGTGAGTGTGGCTCCTGCTACTGGGTGGCTGAGTCTGAGGGACAGGTGGTGGGCACAGTGAGTGCTCTCCCAGTAGCAGACCCTCCCTTAGGGAAGAAACAATTGCAGCTGCTACACCTCTCAGTGGCCAAGGAGCACCGAGGTAAGGGGATCGCAAAAGCACTTGTCAGGACTCTCATCCAGTTTGCCCGGGTTCAGGGCTACAATGAAGTTTTCATTGAGACTACCACAATGCATTACAATGCCCTGGCACTCTACCAGGCTATGGGCTTCCAGAAGAAAAGCCAGATTTACTACAGCATGATTTGGAGGATACTGGATGTTCCTAAAGTTGATTTAACGTACCACCTTCCTTCTGCTCAGGAAGAGGGACTGTGA